One genomic segment of Aquamicrobium lusatiense includes these proteins:
- a CDS encoding pyruvate, phosphate dikinase/phosphoenolpyruvate synthase regulator — translation MNKPQSFFHLHMISDATGETLLAAGRAASAQYKDARAIEHIYPLIRNEKQLMKVFEEIEEEPGIILYTVVDQKLARIIDDHCASMGLPCVSVLEPVLTVFQSYLGTPAGRRVGAQHVLDADYFRRIDALNFTMEHDDGQLPVDMDDADVVLIGISRTSKTPTSIYLANRGIKTANIPIVLDVPVPDSLVKARKPLIVGLIATAERISHIRQNRTLGNTTGFEGGTYIDRASITEELAYARKICTRYNWPMIDVSRRSIEETAAAILALRNKSR, via the coding sequence GTGAACAAGCCACAAAGTTTCTTTCATCTGCACATGATTTCTGACGCGACGGGCGAGACTCTTCTGGCCGCGGGCCGCGCTGCATCCGCGCAATACAAGGATGCACGGGCGATCGAGCACATCTATCCGCTGATCCGCAACGAAAAGCAGCTGATGAAGGTGTTCGAGGAGATCGAGGAGGAGCCGGGCATCATCCTCTATACGGTCGTGGACCAGAAGCTCGCACGCATCATAGACGATCATTGCGCCTCGATGGGGCTGCCCTGCGTTTCGGTACTCGAACCGGTGCTGACCGTATTCCAGTCCTATCTCGGCACGCCGGCCGGTCGGAGGGTGGGCGCTCAGCATGTTCTGGATGCCGATTACTTCCGCCGCATCGACGCGCTCAACTTCACCATGGAGCATGATGACGGGCAGTTGCCGGTCGATATGGATGATGCCGATGTGGTGCTGATCGGCATCTCGCGCACGTCAAAGACCCCGACCAGCATCTATCTCGCCAATCGCGGCATCAAGACCGCCAATATCCCCATTGTTCTGGATGTTCCCGTGCCTGACAGTCTGGTCAAGGCCAGAAAGCCGCTGATCGTGGGGCTGATCGCCACCGCCGAACGCATATCCCATATCCGCCAGAACAGGACGCTCGGCAACACCACCGGTTTCGAGGGCGGCACCTATATCGACAGGGCCTCGATCACCGAGGAACTGGCCTATGCGCGCAAGATCTGCACCCGCTACAACTGGCCGATGATCGACGTCAGCCGCCGTTCGATTGAGGAGACGGCGGCGGCTATTCTTGCCCTGCGCAACAAGAGCCGGTAA
- a CDS encoding Maf-like protein: MTEKLVLASGSPFRKAMLVSAGVDVEAVPAEIDERAVEAPLQDSGVSPEDVAVILAEAKALEVSERRPGALVLGCDQTLSLGDEVFHKPAGMEGARRHLLALSGKTHQLNSAAVLVRNGEVLWRHVGIANLTMRKLEPAFIGRHLARVGDKALSSVGAYQIEGEGIQLFEKVEGDHFTIVGLPLLPLLSELRRLGAIDG; this comes from the coding sequence ATGACGGAAAAACTCGTTCTTGCCTCAGGCAGCCCTTTCCGCAAGGCCATGCTGGTCAGTGCCGGAGTGGATGTGGAAGCGGTTCCGGCCGAGATCGATGAGCGCGCCGTGGAAGCCCCGCTGCAGGACAGCGGTGTCTCTCCGGAAGATGTCGCCGTCATCCTTGCCGAAGCCAAGGCACTGGAAGTGAGCGAGCGTCGGCCCGGTGCGCTGGTTCTGGGTTGCGACCAGACGCTTTCGCTGGGCGATGAGGTGTTTCACAAACCGGCGGGCATGGAAGGCGCGCGCCGTCATCTTCTGGCGCTGTCTGGAAAGACCCATCAGCTGAACAGCGCGGCGGTTCTGGTCCGCAACGGCGAGGTTTTGTGGCGCCATGTCGGCATCGCCAATCTCACCATGCGCAAGCTGGAGCCTGCTTTTATCGGAAGGCATCTGGCGCGTGTCGGCGACAAGGCCCTGTCCAGCGTTGGGGCCTATCAGATCGAGGGCGAGGGCATTCAGCTTTTCGAGAAGGTCGAGGGCGATCACTTCACCATTGTCGGCCTGCCGCTGCTGCCGCTGCTGAGCGAACTGCGCCGGCTGGGAGCGATCGATGGCTGA
- a CDS encoding shikimate dehydrogenase — protein MAEAMNKAFVIGHPIAHSRSPKIHGHWLKAHALAGSYEAIDVAPADLPEFVAGLRKNGFCGGNVTIPHKEAVFALVDRIDPAAEQIGAVNTLWFEGETLVGGNTDAHGFAANLDEFAPGWAENGPAVVLGAGGAARAIIHALKERGVRDIRIVNRTLSRAQELRDRFGAGITAHEMAAVNELLDDAGLLVNTTALGMHGNEGLPADPAGLPEKAIVTDIVYVPLETPLLAAARAQGLKCVDGLGMLLHQAVPGFERWFSRRPEVTAELRNLVLADLAGS, from the coding sequence ATGGCTGAAGCAATGAACAAGGCCTTCGTCATCGGCCATCCCATCGCCCATTCGCGGTCGCCTAAAATTCACGGCCACTGGCTGAAGGCCCATGCTCTCGCCGGCAGCTATGAGGCGATAGATGTCGCCCCGGCCGATCTGCCGGAATTTGTTGCCGGCCTGCGCAAGAACGGGTTTTGCGGAGGCAATGTCACCATTCCGCACAAGGAAGCCGTGTTCGCGCTGGTCGACCGGATCGATCCTGCTGCGGAACAGATCGGTGCGGTCAACACGCTGTGGTTCGAAGGTGAGACCCTGGTCGGCGGCAACACCGATGCGCATGGCTTTGCGGCGAATCTCGATGAATTTGCACCGGGCTGGGCCGAAAACGGTCCAGCGGTCGTTTTGGGAGCTGGGGGCGCGGCGCGTGCCATCATTCATGCCCTGAAGGAACGGGGCGTGCGCGATATCCGCATCGTCAACCGTACCCTGTCGCGTGCGCAGGAACTGCGGGATCGGTTTGGAGCCGGCATCACCGCCCATGAAATGGCAGCGGTGAACGAATTGCTGGATGATGCCGGTCTGCTGGTGAACACCACGGCGCTTGGCATGCATGGCAATGAGGGATTGCCCGCCGACCCCGCCGGTCTGCCTGAAAAGGCCATCGTTACCGATATCGTCTATGTTCCGCTGGAAACGCCACTGTTGGCCGCCGCGCGGGCACAAGGCCTGAAATGCGTGGACGGGCTCGGCATGTTGTTGCATCAGGCGGTGCCGGGTTTCGAACGCTGGTTCAGCCGTCGCCCGGAAGTCACGGCCGAATTGCGTAACCTCGTTCTTGCCGATCTGGCGGGTAGCTGA
- the coaE gene encoding dephospho-CoA kinase (Dephospho-CoA kinase (CoaE) performs the final step in coenzyme A biosynthesis.) produces the protein MIVLGLTGSIGMGKSATARIFQEEGVPFHDSDEAVHRLYAGVAAPLVEAAFPGTTVKGVVDRAELGKRVLGNPAALKRLEEIVHPLVRADADRFLAEQRAAGAQLAVLDIPLLFETGGRERVDKVVVVSAPAEAQRERVLARPGMTPEKFESILAKQMPDAEKRRLADYVVDTGSGFDVTRAHIRRIIAELAGDRAGQADR, from the coding sequence ATGATTGTGCTCGGCCTGACCGGATCGATCGGCATGGGAAAATCCGCGACGGCGCGGATTTTTCAGGAGGAAGGCGTTCCGTTTCACGATTCCGATGAAGCCGTTCATCGTCTGTATGCGGGAGTGGCAGCGCCTCTGGTGGAGGCTGCCTTTCCGGGCACCACGGTGAAGGGTGTCGTCGACCGCGCCGAACTCGGCAAGCGGGTTCTGGGCAACCCCGCGGCCCTGAAGCGGTTGGAAGAAATCGTCCATCCGCTGGTGCGCGCCGATGCCGACCGGTTTCTCGCCGAACAGCGTGCCGCCGGAGCGCAGCTGGCGGTGCTCGACATACCGCTTCTGTTCGAAACCGGCGGCAGGGAGCGGGTCGATAAAGTCGTCGTCGTTTCCGCACCCGCCGAAGCCCAGCGCGAACGGGTGCTGGCGCGGCCCGGCATGACGCCGGAAAAGTTCGAGTCCATTCTGGCAAAGCAGATGCCTGATGCTGAAAAACGCCGTCTGGCAGATTATGTTGTCGATACCGGCAGCGGTTTCGATGTCACCCGCGCTCATATCCGCCGCATCATTGCCGAACTGGCAGGAGACAGGGCCGGGCAGGCTGATCGCTGA
- the dnaQ gene encoding DNA polymerase III subunit epsilon: protein MREIIFDTETTGLDSREDRIIEIGGIELLNRFPTGRTFHHYINPQGRQIHPDAQAVHGISAEDLVGKPGFSDIADEFMGFFEGARLVAHNASFDINFINAELARIGQPPVAPDLVVDTLALAKRKHPMGPNSLDALCRRYGIDNSHRTKHGALLDSELLAEVYIELIGGKQAALVLDAAVKTGVEQVRAETTEVKISARPSPLPPRLSEAERAAHAALVESMGEKALWLQAADRSAS, encoded by the coding sequence GTGCGTGAAATCATATTCGATACGGAAACCACGGGGCTCGATTCACGCGAGGATCGCATCATCGAGATCGGTGGTATCGAGCTGCTGAACCGGTTTCCGACCGGGCGCACCTTTCACCACTACATCAATCCGCAGGGTCGCCAGATTCACCCCGATGCGCAGGCCGTGCATGGTATCAGCGCCGAGGATCTGGTGGGCAAGCCCGGCTTTTCCGACATTGCGGACGAATTCATGGGTTTTTTCGAAGGCGCGCGGCTGGTGGCCCACAACGCCAGTTTCGACATCAATTTCATCAACGCCGAACTGGCCCGCATCGGTCAGCCGCCGGTAGCGCCCGATCTGGTGGTCGACACGCTGGCACTTGCCAAGCGCAAGCACCCGATGGGCCCGAATTCGCTGGATGCGCTGTGCCGCCGCTACGGCATCGACAACAGCCACCGCACCAAGCACGGCGCGCTGCTCGACTCCGAGCTTCTGGCGGAAGTCTATATCGAGCTGATCGGCGGCAAGCAGGCAGCACTCGTGCTGGATGCGGCCGTCAAGACGGGTGTCGAACAGGTCCGCGCTGAAACCACCGAAGTGAAGATAAGCGCCCGCCCCTCGCCCCTGCCGCCGCGGCTGAGCGAGGCCGAACGTGCCGCCCATGCCGCGCTGGTTGAATCGATGGGTGAAAAGGCTCTCTGGCTTCAGGCCGCGGATCGAAGCGCATCCTGA
- the secB gene encoding protein-export chaperone SecB codes for MADENEKKAGNGNGTATQQQPTLNVLAQYVKDLSFESPGAPNSLRGRDKAPGIAINVNVNANPLSEKQFDVHLSLTAKATVDKDVLFNVELLYGGVFNIDGFPQEHMLPLLFIECPRLLFPFARQIIADATRNGGFPPLMLDPIDFAQMFQQKIAEDQAASKVQVS; via the coding sequence ATGGCCGACGAGAATGAAAAGAAAGCCGGCAACGGCAATGGCACCGCAACCCAGCAGCAGCCGACGCTCAATGTGCTGGCTCAGTATGTGAAGGATCTGTCCTTCGAGAGCCCCGGCGCGCCGAATTCGCTGCGCGGCCGCGACAAGGCTCCGGGCATTGCCATCAACGTCAACGTCAACGCCAATCCGCTTTCGGAGAAGCAGTTCGACGTGCACCTGTCGCTGACCGCGAAGGCCACCGTCGACAAAGACGTTCTGTTCAATGTCGAGCTTCTCTATGGCGGCGTCTTCAACATCGACGGCTTCCCGCAGGAGCACATGCTGCCGCTGCTGTTCATCGAATGCCCGCGCCTGCTGTTCCCCTTCGCGCGCCAGATCATTGCCGACGCAACCCGCAATGGCGGCTTCCCGCCGCTGATGCTCGACCCGATCGATTTCGCGCAGATGTTCCAGCAGAAGATCGCCGAGGATCAGGCTGCTTCCAAGGTTCAGGTGAGCTGA